In the genome of Candidatus Nitrosotenuis sp. DW1, one region contains:
- a CDS encoding glycosyltransferase family 4 protein — MKIALACPASLPATQFGGIMFLCVDIARELAKIGHDVTIYTTDLDFANNPNTFNKKLPRIESIQGFKINRTHVWLSYQLFYVNLGMYFEMKKNRADVIHTIGIRSFQSFIAALVSKKCKIPLIISDQGGLTTHPDLQKTNPIKKLLYKVQSPMINFIVNQATKIIVPNEYEREIFSHYGVISKTAVVRNGISLDELYKSKVDFKAKYKINSDFVLFLGRFHRVKGIDILLHAWATIKDKTDVQNIKLVILGVDFGFESEMYKIIDELKISDSVVVIKKPPREDVLAAYSACQFLALPSRWELSPLTPLEGFAFKKPVISTNVHGIPHTITNGENSILVEPENPKELARAILKLLSDEKTRTEYGLAGYRMVQDLCNSKKMAEDTLKVYEEIVNR; from the coding sequence ATGAAAATAGCGTTAGCTTGCCCTGCCTCATTGCCGGCCACCCAGTTTGGTGGGATAATGTTTCTTTGTGTGGACATTGCCAGAGAGCTTGCAAAAATAGGTCACGACGTTACAATATATACTACAGATCTAGACTTTGCCAATAATCCAAATACATTCAACAAAAAGCTCCCAAGAATAGAGTCTATTCAAGGTTTTAAGATAAATCGTACCCATGTTTGGCTGTCGTATCAGTTGTTTTATGTAAACCTTGGAATGTACTTTGAGATGAAGAAAAACAGAGCAGATGTAATTCATACTATAGGTATCAGAAGTTTTCAGTCATTTATTGCCGCATTAGTATCAAAAAAATGCAAAATTCCACTAATAATATCAGACCAGGGCGGACTTACCACCCATCCAGACCTACAAAAGACCAACCCAATTAAAAAATTATTATACAAAGTACAAAGTCCAATGATAAATTTCATAGTGAATCAAGCTACAAAAATCATTGTACCAAATGAATATGAGAGAGAGATATTTTCTCATTATGGTGTAATCTCAAAAACTGCTGTTGTTAGAAACGGAATAAGTTTGGACGAGTTGTATAAAAGTAAAGTGGATTTTAAGGCAAAGTACAAAATTAATAGTGATTTTGTTTTATTCTTAGGAAGATTTCATAGAGTCAAAGGAATAGATATTTTGCTCCATGCTTGGGCTACCATCAAGGACAAGACCGATGTTCAAAACATAAAACTTGTGATATTGGGAGTTGATTTTGGTTTTGAATCAGAAATGTACAAAATTATTGATGAATTAAAAATAAGTGACAGTGTTGTTGTGATTAAAAAACCTCCAAGAGAGGATGTACTGGCAGCTTATTCGGCTTGCCAATTTTTAGCGTTACCATCAAGATGGGAGCTTTCTCCCCTAACTCCCCTTGAAGGATTTGCGTTCAAAAAACCTGTAATAAGCACAAATGTACACGGTATTCCCCACACCATAACAAATGGTGAGAATTCAATACTAGTTGAGCCAGAAAATCCTAAAGAATTAGCTAGAGCCATATTGAAGTTATTAAGTGATGAAAAGACAAGAACGGAATACGGTTTAGCGGGTTATAGAATGGTACAAGATTTGTGTAATTCAAAAAAAATGGCTGAAGATACATTAAAAGTCTATGAAGAGATAGTTAATAGATAA
- a CDS encoding DegT/DnrJ/EryC1/StrS family aminotransferase, producing the protein MKVLSLTARDAFNDNTIKVPFFSQDITNEDKKAVISALASPLLTDGPILRKFENDFRVFTGSKYTVGVSNATAALHLSLKALGIGKNDEVLIPDMTFVATASAVLLTGATPVLVDVNDDDLNISVKSIENSLTSKTKAVIPVHFAGRACNMKKIMEIARKNNLRVIEDCAHAIGAKYDGKHVGTFGDAGCFSFYPTKNITTIEGGMVITKSKTIADHIRTARNHGITKSLTQRYSHGRPWDYDVTEPGYNYRLDEIRAALGISQLKRINILNQMRSKACEYYNSKLKTVKGIKIPISDKADAYHLYVIRIKNEYGVKRDQLFEKLLKNGIRTSVHYKPLHEFTVFKKRAKIYDKLDNSKQAYKEIISLPLYTRISRDIQDKVIAAIAKQ; encoded by the coding sequence TTGAAAGTTTTATCATTGACGGCAAGAGACGCTTTTAACGACAACACAATAAAAGTTCCATTCTTTTCTCAGGACATAACAAATGAGGATAAAAAAGCAGTCATTAGTGCATTGGCCTCACCATTGTTAACTGACGGTCCAATTTTGAGAAAGTTTGAAAACGATTTTAGAGTATTCACCGGATCCAAATACACTGTAGGCGTTTCAAATGCAACCGCTGCTTTACATTTGTCTCTAAAGGCATTAGGCATTGGAAAAAATGACGAGGTACTAATACCAGACATGACATTTGTAGCAACCGCAAGCGCGGTGTTATTGACTGGAGCCACACCAGTTCTGGTAGATGTAAATGATGACGATTTGAACATATCAGTTAAATCAATAGAAAACAGTTTAACATCAAAGACAAAGGCAGTGATTCCGGTTCATTTTGCTGGAAGAGCCTGTAACATGAAAAAAATTATGGAAATTGCTAGAAAAAATAATTTGAGAGTTATTGAAGATTGTGCACATGCAATCGGAGCTAAATATGACGGAAAACATGTCGGTACTTTTGGTGACGCTGGCTGTTTTAGTTTTTACCCAACCAAAAACATTACAACAATTGAGGGCGGGATGGTTATCACTAAATCCAAGACAATTGCAGATCACATAAGAACTGCCAGAAACCACGGCATAACAAAATCACTGACACAGAGATATTCTCATGGCAGACCGTGGGACTATGACGTTACTGAACCCGGATACAATTATCGACTAGATGAGATAAGAGCGGCATTAGGCATTAGCCAGTTAAAGCGAATTAACATTCTAAATCAGATGCGTAGTAAAGCTTGTGAATACTATAATTCAAAATTAAAGACAGTGAAAGGGATCAAGATACCCATATCAGACAAGGCGGATGCTTATCACCTTTATGTAATAAGAATAAAAAATGAATATGGAGTTAAAAGAGACCAATTATTTGAAAAATTGTTAAAAAATGGAATTCGAACGTCTGTGCACTACAAGCCATTGCATGAATTTACCGTGTTTAAGAAAAGAGCCAAAATATACGACAAACTAGACAACTCAAAACAAGCATACAAAGAAATTATTTCTCTGCCACTCTACACTAGGATTTCAAGAGATATCCAGGATAAAGTCATAGCAGCCATTGCAAAACAATAG
- a CDS encoding glycosyltransferase family 2 protein, translating to MTNLVIGIPAYNEEKNIGALILKLKKIADHIIVCNDGSSDMTGEIAEKMGAMVINHPKNLGYGAGIRSIFLKAREMNSDILVTFDADGQHRVEDIMPIVEPILKDQVDIVIGSRFNENGISKVPEYRKFGIKAITKLTNLSLNEKITDSQSGFRAYSKKVLEEIMPSEYGMGVSTEILIKASKQNFRITEIPITILYGKDSSTHNALSHGASVFMSTIKFTSIEHPLKFYGVPGVIFLIIGLSFSLWAIDEYTKYKELITNVTLIAIGSVIIGAILTVTAIILYSMVNLVRESNRS from the coding sequence ATGACTAATCTGGTAATAGGCATTCCTGCCTATAATGAAGAAAAAAACATCGGGGCACTAATTCTAAAATTAAAAAAAATTGCAGATCACATCATAGTTTGTAATGATGGCTCATCAGATATGACTGGAGAGATTGCAGAAAAAATGGGTGCAATGGTGATTAACCATCCAAAAAACTTAGGATATGGTGCAGGCATTAGAAGTATTTTCCTAAAGGCACGCGAGATGAATTCTGATATTTTAGTGACCTTTGATGCAGACGGTCAACATCGAGTTGAAGACATAATGCCAATAGTTGAACCAATTTTGAAAGATCAGGTAGACATAGTCATCGGATCACGATTTAATGAGAACGGGATTAGTAAAGTTCCCGAATATAGAAAATTTGGCATCAAGGCAATCACAAAGCTAACAAATCTATCATTGAATGAAAAAATAACAGATTCTCAGAGCGGATTTAGGGCTTATAGCAAAAAAGTTTTGGAAGAAATAATGCCTTCCGAGTACGGAATGGGCGTTTCGACAGAAATTCTAATCAAGGCAAGTAAGCAGAACTTTAGGATCACCGAAATACCGATAACAATTCTTTACGGTAAAGATTCATCAACACACAATGCCCTATCGCATGGAGCTTCTGTTTTTATGAGTACGATAAAGTTTACTTCAATAGAGCACCCACTAAAATTCTACGGAGTTCCAGGTGTAATTTTTCTGATCATAGGACTAAGCTTTTCATTATGGGCAATAGATGAATACACAAAATACAAAGAACTGATAACAAATGTTACATTAATTGCAATAGGAAGTGTGATTATAGGAGCAATTCTTACGGTTACGGCCATAATTCTTTACTCCATGGTCAATTTGGTAAGAGAAAGTAATCGAAGTTGA
- a CDS encoding lipopolysaccharide biosynthesis protein, with translation MIKIWSLIKNNFTTIKNISAIGVADVVGSAVSSIFWLYLALIVIAEKYGEIHYYIAIAGIGSTVSLLGSESMLRVYISKGVKLQSTVYFIVLVTTALTSIVLFLIYYKVEIIILTLGFVISNLAISESFGKKMFTFYSKLFILQKILGAALPIVLYYLFDVNGVLVGLALSYIPYIFQIYQGFKESQISFTLLKDRFTFFLTSFAYTFSGLARGQIDKLIIAPMLGFGLLGNYSFALQIIAIFMILPNVIYKYTLPHDASGKSSFVIKKITVLISIGVTILGVILSPIVIPVFFPKYIEAIPAIQILSFHPIPATIGLMINSKFLGSEKNRVILIGTAISFTVHIGGVVILGPIIGIIGAALSFVLSSTANCLYLLTMNTKMRSDFTSKPTTD, from the coding sequence ATGATAAAAATTTGGAGTTTAATTAAGAATAATTTTACGACGATTAAAAATATTTCAGCTATAGGCGTTGCAGATGTGGTAGGAAGTGCGGTTTCTTCGATTTTTTGGCTTTATCTAGCATTAATAGTAATTGCAGAAAAATACGGTGAAATTCATTACTATATTGCAATTGCCGGCATAGGTTCAACAGTTTCTCTACTTGGTTCGGAAAGCATGTTAAGAGTCTACATATCAAAGGGCGTGAAACTTCAATCTACAGTATACTTTATCGTTTTAGTAACTACAGCTCTTACTTCAATAGTATTATTTTTAATTTATTACAAAGTTGAAATAATAATACTTACATTAGGTTTTGTAATTAGCAATTTAGCTATTTCTGAATCATTTGGAAAGAAAATGTTTACATTTTATTCAAAACTTTTTATTTTACAAAAAATTCTTGGGGCAGCATTACCAATTGTGTTATATTATTTATTTGATGTAAACGGTGTGCTTGTTGGTCTTGCATTATCATACATTCCATATATTTTTCAGATTTATCAAGGGTTTAAAGAATCACAGATTAGTTTTACTTTATTAAAAGATCGATTCACGTTTTTCTTGACAAGTTTTGCATATACTTTTTCCGGCCTTGCGCGAGGTCAAATAGATAAATTAATTATTGCACCAATGTTAGGATTTGGATTATTAGGAAACTATTCTTTTGCCTTACAAATAATTGCAATATTCATGATATTACCAAATGTGATTTACAAGTACACTTTGCCGCATGATGCAAGTGGAAAATCTAGTTTTGTAATAAAAAAGATAACAGTGCTAATTTCAATAGGCGTAACAATTTTAGGGGTAATTTTATCGCCCATCGTAATACCCGTTTTCTTTCCAAAGTATATTGAAGCAATTCCAGCAATTCAGATTTTGAGTTTTCATCCAATTCCTGCTACAATAGGGCTTATGATTAATTCAAAGTTTCTTGGAAGTGAAAAGAACCGCGTGATTCTAATTGGAACTGCAATATCATTTACAGTGCACATAGGCGGTGTTGTTATACTGGGCCCAATAATAGGAATAATCGGTGCTGCGCTATCATTCGTGTTATCATCTACGGCAAACTGTTTGTACTTACTCACAATGAATACTAAAATGAGGTCAGACTTTACCAGTAAACCTACGACAGATTAA
- a CDS encoding ArnT family glycosyltransferase — translation MSESIESRTKFVTKKTVISLTVIITVGFLIRFHYFPYGIPITLDGLRYFLYAMDVSVLGHLPTGYSFPNNGWPLFVSIFFSIFHLDNFLDYITLQRVLTVIISVATAIPVYFLCKRFFENTLALVGAALFIFHPRIIQNSLLGTTDPLFIFLSTTSLLLFLNHNKIAVYFSFVIAALSALVRYEGLLLIIPFSIMFFVKYKKQPKIVLRYSAVLCLFVLTLLPMAYLRIETTGKDGLLSHIISGAKVTATQGSVIADSQSKFSLVEGLYNLVKFSGYVLVPTFVIFIPLGLLLFFKNRNYNSTTLIITGVLMLIPALYAYGRGIQEPRYLFVIFPVVAIISLYTLKKILAKSQKQNIALIVVIGAVLITSIIYLDFKKIDLEHEKEAIQLSLFIHNLNGSVNEYSPESTYVETAGMYDVKFPTLSNSIQYGSRVIPLDGSSVEDTIKIGKSKGLSYLVIDSLNTKANRKPFFNDVFYHEEKYPYLSKVFDSSQHGYDYQVKIFKIDYEKFEALSQKP, via the coding sequence ATGTCAGAATCAATTGAGTCAAGAACAAAATTTGTAACCAAAAAAACTGTGATTTCTCTAACTGTCATCATAACAGTTGGATTCCTGATAAGATTCCATTATTTTCCATATGGAATTCCAATCACACTAGATGGATTGCGATATTTCTTGTATGCGATGGACGTATCAGTATTAGGGCATTTACCAACCGGATATTCGTTCCCCAACAACGGATGGCCGTTATTTGTTTCTATATTTTTTTCAATATTTCATTTAGATAACTTTCTAGACTACATAACGTTACAACGAGTTTTAACTGTCATAATTTCAGTGGCAACTGCCATCCCTGTTTATTTTCTATGTAAAAGATTTTTTGAAAATACTCTTGCTCTAGTGGGAGCTGCATTGTTTATTTTTCATCCTAGAATAATTCAAAACTCATTATTAGGAACAACAGATCCATTATTTATTTTCCTATCCACTACATCATTACTTTTATTTCTAAATCACAATAAAATTGCAGTTTACTTTTCTTTTGTAATAGCTGCATTATCCGCGCTTGTAAGATATGAAGGACTCTTACTGATAATTCCTTTTTCAATTATGTTTTTTGTAAAATATAAAAAACAACCAAAGATCGTCTTACGATATTCTGCGGTTTTGTGTTTATTTGTTTTGACTTTATTACCAATGGCATATTTGAGAATAGAAACTACTGGTAAGGACGGGCTTTTAAGTCACATAATTAGTGGAGCAAAAGTAACTGCAACACAAGGATCCGTAATTGCAGATAGCCAAAGTAAGTTTTCATTAGTTGAGGGGCTGTACAATCTAGTAAAATTTTCAGGGTATGTGTTAGTGCCTACATTTGTAATTTTTATTCCATTAGGCCTGCTTTTATTTTTCAAGAATAGAAACTATAACTCAACTACATTAATTATTACAGGTGTTTTAATGCTAATTCCTGCACTTTATGCATATGGAAGAGGTATTCAAGAACCAAGGTACCTCTTTGTCATATTTCCAGTTGTTGCAATTATTTCACTATACACATTGAAAAAAATACTGGCAAAATCTCAAAAACAAAACATTGCTCTCATCGTGGTAATTGGAGCAGTTTTGATTACTTCCATTATTTACCTTGATTTTAAAAAAATCGATCTGGAACATGAAAAAGAGGCAATCCAACTTAGCTTATTCATACACAATCTAAATGGCTCAGTTAACGAATATTCTCCAGAATCCACGTATGTAGAAACTGCTGGAATGTATGATGTAAAATTTCCAACACTTAGTAATTCAATACAATATGGATCACGTGTCATTCCCCTAGATGGATCATCTGTAGAAGATACAATCAAGATTGGAAAAAGTAAAGGGCTCTCTTATTTGGTGATCGATAGTTTAAACACCAAAGCAAACCGAAAGCCCTTCTTTAACGATGTGTTTTATCATGAAGAAAAATATCCATATTTGAGCAAAGTGTTTGATTCCAGTCAGCACGGTTATGATTATCAAGTAAAAATTTTCAAGATAGATTATGAAAAATTTGAAGCGCTAAGCCAAAAGCCTTAG
- a CDS encoding glycosyltransferase: MRVLIASGASGGTAKGRQGKYFHLKDFGDALTKFGVEYKLVKETDYATGFPSKNIRDWFPYNTKFKKLIKDFKPDAIFVDRQSHFGLQAIKAKIPLFVYLRGNYWMEIELAKKTIYKDPLMRVVIWLRHRIAEKVFRESTGIFMTADYLDEVIKKHHPNAKTHHFLEGINASNWYPAKGMTLKHPCVGLLQDANWWGKTKEMLTLDKVIEAMPNVTFYWAGDGQYKDKILPVLGKHKNFQWLGSLDYPDKVREYLTEIDIYALPTGMDTTPLSSREAQLMEKPVVATKIGGIPEVVIDKKTGFLVGEGDYNGWIEKLTILTNDKKLANEMGKAARQFIIENFNWEIVAKRFVDVAKSHLEKKKN; encoded by the coding sequence TTGAGAGTATTAATAGCATCTGGCGCTTCAGGAGGTACAGCAAAGGGCCGTCAGGGAAAATATTTCCATCTAAAGGATTTTGGAGACGCGCTTACAAAGTTCGGTGTGGAATACAAACTGGTAAAAGAAACTGATTACGCTACTGGATTTCCCAGTAAAAACATACGTGACTGGTTTCCATACAATACAAAATTTAAAAAACTAATCAAGGATTTCAAACCTGATGCCATCTTTGTTGACAGGCAATCACACTTTGGATTGCAGGCAATCAAAGCAAAGATACCACTTTTTGTTTATTTGAGAGGAAACTATTGGATGGAGATAGAATTAGCGAAAAAAACAATATACAAAGATCCCCTCATGCGCGTGGTCATATGGCTAAGGCATAGAATTGCAGAAAAAGTGTTTCGCGAATCTACGGGAATTTTTATGACTGCAGATTATCTTGATGAGGTAATTAAGAAACATCATCCCAACGCAAAAACGCACCACTTCTTAGAGGGAATAAATGCGTCTAATTGGTATCCAGCAAAGGGGATGACATTGAAACATCCCTGTGTAGGATTACTGCAAGATGCAAATTGGTGGGGAAAGACAAAAGAAATGCTGACATTAGACAAGGTAATAGAGGCCATGCCCAATGTAACATTTTACTGGGCAGGTGACGGGCAATACAAAGACAAGATTCTACCAGTTTTAGGCAAGCATAAAAATTTTCAATGGCTTGGCTCGTTAGACTATCCAGACAAAGTCAGAGAATACCTAACTGAAATAGACATCTATGCACTACCTACTGGAATGGATACTACACCATTATCATCCAGAGAGGCACAGCTAATGGAAAAACCAGTAGTTGCTACAAAGATAGGCGGAATACCAGAAGTGGTGATAGATAAAAAAACTGGGTTTCTGGTTGGAGAGGGAGATTATAACGGATGGATTGAAAAACTAACCATCCTAACAAATGATAAAAAACTAGCTAATGAGATGGGAAAAGCGGCTCGTCAATTCATAATAGAAAATTTTAACTGGGAAATAGTCGCAAAGCGTTTTGTAGATGTTGCAAAGTCACATCTGGAAAAGAAAAAGAACTAG
- a CDS encoding asparagine synthase-related protein, with protein MAEINNLTPDGLTISNILTLRYNPTQNSILPKLKESDFTPTNQSPSLDFIQKTMENEIRNKIQNKDDKVSIALSGGVDSTLVLGVLKNTIPNEIEAISIKFANSVDETPYAAKTAETLGINHHILYVENYLSELPKAISIIGQPFWDLHWYYVTKKAQTLSNYLIAGDGGDELFGGYTFRYKKFLSLINSDFSPLEKIKAYLQCHERDSVPDQEKLFDKRTNFSWNAIYDRLLPYFDNSLSPLDQVFLADFNGKLLYNFAPINGALHNHFRIKSLAPILSREMISYATHIPHTLKYDPITDTGKILLRKLLSRYNMDQFVSKEKLGFNVNTINLWKSFGQKLCKKYLLDSRVVQDGWINQMWINDYIDREELDVRYVNKFLGLLALEIWYRLFITTEMKPDTTLN; from the coding sequence GTGGCGGAAATTAATAACTTAACTCCTGACGGCCTTACAATATCTAACATTCTGACATTACGGTATAATCCAACACAAAACTCGATCTTACCTAAACTCAAAGAGAGTGACTTTACGCCAACCAATCAATCACCATCTCTTGATTTTATACAAAAAACAATGGAAAATGAGATAAGAAACAAAATACAAAATAAGGATGATAAAGTTTCCATTGCATTAAGTGGAGGTGTTGACTCTACACTGGTTCTTGGCGTTTTAAAAAATACAATACCTAACGAGATAGAAGCAATCTCAATCAAGTTTGCTAATAGTGTAGATGAAACTCCTTATGCTGCAAAAACTGCAGAAACTCTTGGTATCAATCACCATATACTGTATGTAGAAAATTACCTGAGCGAACTGCCGAAGGCAATTAGCATAATCGGACAGCCCTTTTGGGATTTGCATTGGTATTATGTCACAAAAAAAGCGCAAACATTATCGAATTATCTGATTGCTGGAGATGGAGGTGATGAATTATTTGGCGGCTATACATTTAGGTATAAAAAATTCCTATCCTTAATAAACTCGGATTTTTCCCCATTAGAAAAAATTAAGGCATATTTGCAATGTCATGAAAGAGACAGTGTACCTGACCAAGAAAAATTATTTGATAAAAGAACTAATTTCTCATGGAACGCTATCTATGATAGGCTGTTACCTTATTTTGATAATTCTCTATCTCCACTAGATCAGGTTTTTCTGGCTGATTTTAATGGAAAACTACTTTACAATTTTGCGCCAATAAATGGAGCACTGCATAATCACTTTAGAATTAAATCTCTTGCACCGATTTTATCGCGCGAGATGATTTCATATGCAACACATATTCCACATACTCTAAAATATGATCCTATCACGGATACTGGAAAAATTTTACTTCGAAAATTGCTTTCCAGATACAATATGGACCAATTTGTATCAAAGGAAAAACTAGGATTTAACGTAAATACTATTAATTTATGGAAATCCTTTGGGCAAAAACTATGCAAAAAATACCTGCTTGATTCAAGAGTCGTTCAAGATGGTTGGATAAACCAGATGTGGATAAACGATTACATCGATAGAGAAGAACTCGATGTAAGATACGTTAACAAATTTTTAGGATTACTTGCGCTGGAAATTTGGTATAGGTTATTCATTACAACGGAAATGAAGCCAGACACGACTCTGAACTAG
- a CDS encoding nucleotide sugar dehydrogenase, translating into MNLNFDNATKIMTKDLEEVRKLLALGKIHVCIVGIGRIGLPTALSFANSNLPTIGVDINANLVNMINSGEFPLKDEPGYDLIFDNVIKNKTFRATTALEEAVSKSDVILLSLPTPIDESNTPNYSALESVSKKLATLISPGSLIIVESTVEPGFIENTLAKILQSENNNLVIGKDFGLGVCPETANPGEILKDFHSLPRLVGALDEKTADIIMEIYKHVFPVELIKMPNCKTANAVKLTTNVFRYINIAFVNELAILCEKIGIDIMKVLEAADLKYNFQIHYPGPGVGGPCLPANSTQILHSGKLFGNNLLRMVSLSQEINDGMSSHVIFLTQDGLKKVGKTLENSQIVILGVSYKPNVKDIQVTPAEPIIKKLQALGAKIKIYDPYFKSVNVFGIKVDDSFINAISGADAVILITAHDEFRDLEPSIFTSKMQTPIVVDTRGIIDTHAAKKAGLIYRGIGRGGN; encoded by the coding sequence TTGAATTTGAACTTTGATAATGCAACGAAAATAATGACAAAAGACTTGGAGGAAGTAAGAAAACTCCTTGCCTTGGGTAAAATACACGTCTGTATTGTCGGAATTGGAAGAATAGGGCTTCCAACGGCACTATCGTTTGCAAACTCGAACTTGCCTACAATCGGGGTTGACATCAATGCCAATCTGGTAAACATGATTAATTCTGGCGAATTTCCATTAAAAGACGAGCCTGGCTATGATTTGATATTTGACAATGTTATTAAAAATAAAACATTTCGTGCAACTACTGCATTAGAAGAAGCAGTTTCAAAATCAGATGTCATTTTGCTATCATTGCCAACTCCTATAGACGAAAGCAACACGCCAAATTATTCTGCACTAGAATCCGTTAGCAAAAAACTTGCCACACTTATTTCGCCTGGTTCTTTGATCATAGTGGAAAGTACTGTTGAACCTGGCTTCATTGAAAACACCTTAGCAAAAATCTTGCAGAGTGAAAACAATAATCTGGTTATAGGCAAAGATTTTGGACTTGGTGTATGTCCGGAAACTGCAAATCCTGGAGAAATCCTAAAAGATTTTCACAGTCTGCCTAGACTGGTAGGTGCGTTAGATGAAAAAACTGCCGATATCATAATGGAGATATACAAACATGTTTTTCCAGTGGAACTAATCAAAATGCCCAATTGTAAAACAGCAAATGCCGTGAAATTAACCACAAATGTCTTTCGGTATATCAACATCGCATTTGTAAACGAGCTTGCAATTCTTTGCGAAAAGATAGGAATAGATATAATGAAAGTTCTAGAAGCTGCTGATCTTAAGTATAATTTTCAAATCCATTATCCTGGACCGGGTGTGGGAGGACCATGCTTGCCTGCTAACTCTACTCAGATACTACATTCTGGAAAACTATTTGGAAACAACCTCTTGCGAATGGTATCTCTTAGTCAGGAAATTAATGACGGAATGTCGTCACATGTAATTTTTTTAACCCAAGATGGATTAAAAAAAGTAGGCAAAACTCTAGAAAACAGTCAGATTGTAATACTTGGAGTATCGTACAAGCCAAACGTCAAAGATATTCAAGTAACCCCTGCTGAACCCATAATTAAAAAACTTCAAGCACTTGGGGCTAAAATAAAGATATACGATCCATATTTCAAATCAGTTAATGTTTTTGGCATAAAGGTAGATGATAGTTTTATCAATGCCATATCTGGAGCAGACGCCGTGATCTTAATCACGGCTCATGATGAATTTCGTGATTTAGAGCCTTCAATTTTTACTTCCAAGATGCAAACGCCCATTGTAGTGGATACCAGAGGTATAATTGACACACATGCGGCCAAAAAGGCGGGATTGATATATCGAGGAATAGGTCGTGGCGGAAATTAA
- a CDS encoding sugar phosphate nucleotidyltransferase gives MIKSVITAAGKGTRLLPATKELPKEMMPIFSKTDSNDRIVIPLLQLIFEQMHFVGIRDYCFIVGREKRSIEDHFTTHDTYLKELSDKNKSLIMGFYKRLENSHLVWINQNKPLGFGDAVLRAERYIGNDNFIVHAGDVAIISKSKHPIQRLIETAKKDPAIAAVLLCKKVKDTKRYGVPKIRPISKSLYHVEEVEEKPDKPKSNFGLVPLYFFKPIVFDCLRKIKPGKGNEFQLTDAIQMIIERGQKVVAIPMSSDETELDVGTVESYKEALDLSYKIA, from the coding sequence ATGATAAAATCAGTCATAACTGCAGCTGGAAAGGGTACTAGGCTTTTGCCAGCTACAAAAGAGCTACCAAAAGAAATGATGCCTATTTTTTCAAAGACGGACAGTAACGATAGGATAGTGATACCACTGTTACAGCTTATTTTTGAGCAGATGCATTTTGTAGGAATTAGGGATTATTGCTTCATAGTGGGAAGAGAAAAAAGATCAATAGAAGATCACTTTACTACGCATGACACATACCTCAAAGAGCTTTCTGACAAGAACAAATCACTTATCATGGGCTTTTACAAACGATTAGAAAATTCTCATTTGGTTTGGATAAACCAGAATAAACCGCTAGGCTTTGGTGACGCTGTTTTAAGAGCTGAAAGATATATTGGAAATGATAATTTTATTGTACATGCTGGCGATGTTGCAATTATTAGTAAATCAAAACATCCAATTCAAAGACTAATAGAAACTGCAAAAAAAGATCCAGCAATCGCAGCAGTACTTCTTTGTAAAAAAGTAAAAGACACCAAAAGATACGGCGTGCCAAAGATAAGACCTATTTCAAAATCATTATACCACGTAGAAGAAGTAGAAGAAAAACCAGATAAACCAAAATCAAATTTTGGTTTGGTTCCACTGTACTTTTTTAAGCCGATAGTTTTTGATTGTTTAAGAAAGATAAAACCAGGCAAAGGCAACGAATTTCAATTGACAGACGCAATACAAATGATAATAGAGCGAGGACAAAAGGTTGTAGCTATACCAATGAGTAGTGATGAAACAGAATTGGATGTCGGTACAGTTGAATCATACAAAGAAGCCCTAGATTTGTCCTATAAAATAGCATGA